The proteins below are encoded in one region of Acidobacteriota bacterium:
- the grpE gene encoding nucleotide exchange factor GrpE: MNDTHLDPSLTDAAGTPGADATELETLRRERDDAQDRLLRLQAEFDNYRKRMERERRELGDHVTVELLTEFLPVIDDMERALDAAAAASDASLASHREGLGLIQKQFLDLLRRRQVVPIDALGSDFDPNVHQAVGQDVSADHREGEVLEELRRGYRLGERLLRPSMVRVATRG; this comes from the coding sequence ATGAACGACACGCACCTGGACCCCTCGCTGACCGACGCCGCAGGTACGCCCGGCGCGGACGCCACCGAACTGGAAACGCTGCGCCGCGAGCGCGACGACGCGCAGGATCGCCTCCTGCGCCTGCAGGCAGAGTTCGACAACTACCGCAAGCGCATGGAACGTGAGCGGCGTGAACTGGGCGATCACGTCACCGTGGAACTGCTCACGGAGTTCCTGCCCGTGATCGACGACATGGAGCGCGCGCTCGACGCGGCGGCGGCGGCATCCGATGCATCGCTCGCGAGTCACCGCGAAGGGCTCGGGCTGATCCAGAAGCAGTTCCTCGATCTCCTGCGGCGCCGCCAGGTGGTGCCGATCGACGCCCTCGGCAGCGACTTCGATCCGAACGTCCATCAGGCAGTGGGCCAGGACGTGAGCGCGGACCATCGCGAGGGTGAGGTACTCGAGGAACTGCGTCGCGGGTACCGGCTGGGCGAGCGCCTGCTGCGGCCGTCGATGGTGCGGGTGGCCACGCGTGGCTGA
- a CDS encoding serine/threonine protein kinase: MLFKGQTLGKYRILSPLGSGGFGTVYLARDTWLDKQVAIKVPHRQGLDFSELLREPRLLASVNHPNIVAITTAEKQDDVFFIVMEYVAGETLEGVLERDGALDLPRALDYTVQIGNAVDHAHKQGVIHRDLRPANVLVSESGMLKVADFGTSRFLEIAAHGTTVIGSPAFMAPEQFQGKAVFASDIYSVGITMYQMLTGELPYDPPPPSALHKLMTGELVSPPRTRNPVIPRRLNDIVMKALAPLVVDRYARAADLLDDLLAAKSVILGTPGPRAIADLGLDEAGRPARPAVPPPPRAVKYQDREAARNCWHCRRPLHNLAARCPFCGEQQ, from the coding sequence ATGCTCTTCAAGGGCCAGACGCTCGGCAAGTATCGCATCCTCTCTCCACTGGGAAGCGGTGGCTTCGGCACGGTCTACCTCGCGCGCGATACGTGGCTGGACAAGCAGGTCGCCATCAAGGTGCCGCACCGGCAGGGGCTGGACTTCTCGGAACTCCTGCGCGAACCGCGCCTCCTGGCCAGCGTCAACCACCCCAACATCGTCGCCATCACGACGGCCGAGAAGCAGGACGATGTCTTCTTCATCGTGATGGAGTACGTGGCGGGTGAAACGCTCGAAGGCGTGCTGGAACGCGACGGTGCGCTCGACCTGCCGCGCGCGCTCGACTACACGGTGCAGATCGGCAACGCCGTCGACCACGCGCACAAGCAGGGTGTGATTCACCGCGACCTGCGGCCCGCCAACGTGCTCGTCTCCGAGAGCGGGATGCTGAAAGTCGCAGACTTCGGCACGTCGCGGTTCCTGGAGATCGCCGCGCACGGCACGACGGTGATCGGCAGCCCGGCGTTCATGGCACCGGAGCAGTTCCAGGGCAAGGCCGTGTTCGCGTCCGACATCTACTCGGTGGGCATCACGATGTACCAGATGCTCACGGGGGAACTGCCCTACGATCCGCCTCCGCCGTCGGCGCTGCACAAGCTCATGACGGGCGAACTGGTGTCGCCGCCGCGCACGCGTAACCCCGTGATTCCGCGTCGCCTGAACGACATCGTGATGAAGGCGCTCGCCCCGCTGGTGGTCGACCGCTATGCGCGCGCGGCGGACCTGCTCGACGACCTGCTCGCGGCCAAGTCCGTGATCCTCGGCACGCCGGGCCCACGCGCCATCGCCGATCTGGGCCTCGACGAGGCGGGTCGCCCCGCGCGTCCCGCCGTTCCCCCACCGCCACGCGCCGTGAAGTACCAGGACCGCGAAGCCGCGCGCAACTGCTGGCATTGCCGTCGTCCGCTGCACAACCTCGCCGCACGGTGTCCGTTCTGCGGCGAACAACAATAG
- a CDS encoding 50S ribosomal protein L11 methyltransferase has product MTSRTWPLLRLDFPAPLDDETNQRLLVDIDDCGSSALDQDDSGVTLYFNDAADRDAAVDLLTAADWTSLATLTTDDVPDEGWAARSQADLPAVRVGRIVVAPPWDSPDADVRASSIVIDVEPSTGFGTGHHQSTRLCLRALQGLDLANARVLDIGTGSGVLAVAAAKLGAATALGIDNDPDAIEAAEDTLRRNGIASGDASSSSVRVECRGLDDATLLPADVVCANLTGTLLRQQGARVQRLIADGGCAVLSGFTEDEAPWVRETFDACDVESTLDEEFWVAYVMRRRAATYQA; this is encoded by the coding sequence ATGACTTCGCGCACGTGGCCGCTGCTGCGGCTCGACTTCCCCGCTCCACTCGACGATGAGACGAACCAGCGCCTCCTGGTCGACATCGACGACTGCGGCTCGTCGGCGCTCGACCAGGACGACTCGGGCGTCACGCTCTACTTCAACGACGCGGCCGATCGCGATGCGGCCGTCGATCTGCTCACGGCCGCGGACTGGACGTCGCTGGCCACGCTCACGACCGACGATGTACCGGATGAGGGATGGGCGGCGCGTTCGCAGGCGGATCTGCCGGCGGTTCGCGTCGGGCGGATCGTCGTCGCTCCACCCTGGGATTCACCCGACGCAGACGTGCGGGCCTCGTCGATCGTGATCGACGTGGAGCCGTCGACGGGCTTCGGCACGGGTCACCACCAATCGACACGCCTGTGCCTCCGTGCGCTGCAGGGCCTCGACCTGGCGAACGCTCGCGTACTCGACATCGGTACCGGTTCAGGCGTCCTTGCCGTGGCGGCCGCGAAGCTCGGCGCCGCGACGGCGCTGGGTATCGACAACGATCCCGACGCAATCGAAGCCGCCGAAGACACGCTCCGCCGCAATGGCATCGCCTCCGGGGACGCGTCATCGTCCAGCGTGCGCGTGGAATGTCGCGGACTGGACGACGCGACGCTGTTGCCGGCAGACGTGGTGTGCGCGAACCTGACGGGGACGCTGCTTCGCCAGCAGGGCGCGCGCGTGCAGCGCCTCATCGCGGACGGCGGATGTGCCGTGCTCAGCGGCTTCACCGAGGACGAGGCGCCGTGGGTGCGCGAGACGTTCGACGCGTGCGACGTCGAGTCGACGCTCGACGAGGAGTTCTGGGTCGCTTACGTGATGCGACGGCGTGCCGCGACATACCAGGCATGA
- a CDS encoding 16S rRNA (uracil(1498)-N(3))-methyltransferase, whose amino-acid sequence MPHRFFAPDLTSASAEVTLPPGESQHLARVLRLREGDAIEVFDGRGTLRAATVTRAHATSSVVTPGDARDAAPEAPAPLIVIQGLLKGDAMDAVIRDATVLGATGVWPVVTSRTNVPARAADAVMDRWHRVAIAAAKQCGRAVLPHLASVTTIEDVLREPPAATSVKLWLTEPPAGGEPAEEPILPVATCLAIGPEGGWAAGEMEAARAAGWQPWTIAPVTLRAEHVALAALSVVRHAWYVAARRRIT is encoded by the coding sequence GTGCCCCACAGATTCTTCGCACCCGATCTGACGTCCGCGTCCGCGGAGGTGACGCTCCCACCCGGCGAGAGCCAGCATCTCGCGCGCGTGCTGCGACTGCGCGAGGGCGACGCGATCGAGGTGTTCGATGGGCGCGGCACGCTGCGCGCGGCGACGGTGACTCGCGCGCACGCGACGTCGAGTGTCGTGACACCCGGCGACGCGCGCGACGCGGCACCAGAGGCTCCGGCGCCGCTCATTGTCATACAGGGCCTGTTGAAGGGCGACGCCATGGACGCGGTGATTCGCGACGCCACGGTGCTCGGCGCGACGGGCGTGTGGCCTGTCGTGACCAGCCGGACCAACGTGCCCGCGCGAGCGGCCGATGCGGTGATGGACCGCTGGCACCGCGTGGCGATCGCCGCCGCCAAGCAATGCGGCCGCGCCGTGCTGCCGCACCTGGCATCGGTGACGACGATCGAGGACGTGCTGCGTGAGCCGCCGGCCGCGACGAGCGTGAAGCTGTGGCTTACCGAACCGCCGGCCGGTGGTGAGCCCGCGGAGGAGCCGATCCTGCCCGTTGCCACATGTCTGGCCATCGGACCCGAAGGAGGATGGGCCGCCGGGGAAATGGAGGCGGCCAGGGCCGCAGGGTGGCAGCCATGGACGATCGCGCCGGTGACGCTGCGCGCCGAGCACGTGGCGCTCGCGGCGTTGTCAGTGGTGCGTCATGCCTGGTATGTCGCGGCACGCCGTCGCATCACGTAA
- the dnaJ gene encoding molecular chaperone DnaJ: MAERDYYEVLGVPRDASERDLKSAYRKLALQYHPDRNPGDHTAEEKFKEAAQAFAVLGDADKRAAYDRYGHAGVGNGGPQFDPSTFSDFGDLFSGLGDAFGFGDIFGGGRRRGGPRRGSDLRYDLEITFEQAARGHEMQLQIPREETCETCQGSGAAAGTSPESCGQCGGSGQLRYQQGFFTVARPCGNCRGTGRVIASPCGTCRGAGRVTRERKLTVRIPAGVATGQRMRIGGEGEHGTGGGPQGDLYVVFHVAEHEFFQRDGDDLHCEIPLQFTTLALGGTVNVPTLDGTHALDVPEGTQPGARIRVRGKGMPNVSGRGHGDLHVTIAVQVPKKPSRELREALDALRAVLPADTGQARTTDRADEEKPFFERVKDMFG, encoded by the coding sequence GTGGCTGAACGCGACTACTACGAGGTGCTCGGCGTGCCCAGGGACGCGTCCGAGCGGGATCTCAAGAGCGCGTATCGCAAGCTGGCGCTCCAGTACCATCCCGATCGCAACCCCGGCGATCACACGGCCGAAGAGAAGTTCAAGGAGGCCGCGCAGGCCTTCGCCGTGCTCGGCGACGCAGACAAGCGTGCCGCCTACGATCGCTACGGTCACGCCGGCGTGGGCAACGGCGGTCCGCAGTTCGACCCGAGCACGTTCTCCGATTTCGGCGACCTGTTCAGCGGCCTCGGCGACGCGTTCGGATTCGGCGACATCTTCGGCGGCGGCCGCCGTCGCGGCGGTCCCCGGCGCGGCTCAGACCTCCGCTACGACCTCGAGATCACGTTCGAGCAGGCGGCGCGCGGCCACGAGATGCAGTTGCAGATCCCGCGCGAAGAAACGTGCGAGACCTGTCAGGGGTCGGGCGCGGCGGCCGGCACGTCGCCCGAGTCGTGCGGCCAGTGTGGCGGGTCTGGACAACTGCGCTACCAGCAGGGGTTCTTCACCGTGGCACGGCCGTGCGGCAACTGCCGCGGCACGGGGCGCGTGATCGCCTCACCGTGCGGCACGTGCCGTGGCGCCGGCCGCGTGACGCGTGAACGAAAGCTGACGGTTCGCATCCCGGCTGGCGTGGCGACCGGTCAGCGCATGCGCATCGGCGGTGAAGGCGAACACGGCACGGGCGGGGGCCCCCAGGGCGACCTCTACGTCGTCTTTCACGTCGCCGAACATGAGTTCTTCCAGCGCGATGGCGACGACCTGCACTGCGAAATCCCGCTGCAGTTCACGACGCTCGCGCTCGGCGGAACGGTCAACGTGCCCACGCTCGACGGCACGCACGCGCTCGACGTCCCCGAAGGCACGCAGCCCGGTGCGCGCATCCGCGTACGCGGCAAGGGCATGCCCAACGTCTCCGGTCGCGGGCATGGCGATCTGCACGTGACGATCGCCGTCCAGGTGCCGAAGAAGCCGTCGCGCGAGCTGCGCGAGGCACTCGACGCGCTGCGCGCCGTCCTGCCCGCAGACACCGGCCAGGCCCGCACGACCGATCGCGCCGACGAGGAGAAGCCCTTCTTCGAGCGCGTGAAGGACATGTTCGGCTAG